One Coffea arabica cultivar ET-39 chromosome 5e, Coffea Arabica ET-39 HiFi, whole genome shotgun sequence DNA segment encodes these proteins:
- the LOC113688432 gene encoding endo-1,3;1,4-beta-D-glucanase-like yields the protein MTVVKLAKYDSIQAAVILHPGSISEDDIHEVKVPIALLGAETDHLCLPELLTKLNGILTEKPEVDNFLKIYPSVKHGWILMYSDDNEFAVKVAEAAHSDMLN from the exons ATGACTGTTGTGAAACTAGCAAAATATGACAGTATTCAGGCTGCAGTTATATTACATCCTGGTTCAATATCTGAGGATGACATACATG AAGTTAAGGTCCCAATTGCTTTACTAGGAGCTGAGACGGATCATTTATGTCTACCTGAGCTTTTGACTAAGTTGAATGGCATTTTAACTGAAAAACCTGAG GTTGATAACTTCTTGAAGATATACCCCAGTGTAAAGCATGGATGGATACTAATGTACAGTGACGACAATGAATTCGCTGTTAAGGTGGCAGAAGCAGCTCACTCAGACATGTTGAATTAA
- the LOC113688024 gene encoding uncharacterized protein isoform X1, with the protein MEISFAARLLAMPKNNGRLLFCSDCITKTGMRLPRHPSAALVTASMPNSRDLTNIDDSNGGVLDGKTSKGSGTTARGRRLIKVREEKRKREYDRLHNYPAWAKVLEDACKNDAELRAVLGDTIGNPELMRKRVEERVRRKGQDFQKSKTGSVLAFKVSFRDFNPLDSYIWFELYGSPSDRDVDLLGSVIQSWYIMGRLGAFNSSNLQLANSSMEYDPLYDADKGFKVMPSSFHDISDVEFQDNWGRIWVDLGTSDFFSIDILLNCLTVLSSEYVGIQQVIFGGRKIGDWEEGMTSPEYGYKFFKI; encoded by the exons ATGGAGATTAGTTTTGCAGCCCGTCTTTTAGCTATGCCCAAAAACAATGGTAGACTGCTATTTTGCAGTGACTGTATAACAAAGACTGGTATGAGGCTCCCCCGGCATCCATCTGCAGCTTTAGTGACAGCTTCAATGCCGAATTCAAGAGATCTTACCAACATAGATGATAGTAATGGCGGAGTTTTGGATGGAAAAACTTCAAAAGGGTCGGGGACAACAGCAAGAGGAAGGAGGTTGATAAAAGTTCGGGAGGAGAAGAGGAAAAGGGAATACGACCGCCTTCACAACTATCCTGCTTGGGCAAA AGTGTTGGAAGATGCTTGCAAGAACGATGCTGAGCTTCGAGCAGTTCTTGGAGATACCATTGGTAATCCAGAGCTTATGAGGAAAAGG GTTGAGGAAAGGGTTCGAAGGAAAGGTCAAGATTTTCAGAAATCTAAAACTGGATCTGTCCTTGCATTCAAAGTTAGCTTCAGAGA TTTTAATCCTCTTGACTCTTATATATGGTTTGAACTATATGGATCGCCATCTGATCGTGATGTTGACCTCCTCGGTAGT GTTATTCAATCCTGGTATATCATGGGTCGTCTAGGCGCATTTAATTCATCTAATTTGCAG TTGGCAAATTCATCAATGGAGTATGATCCTCTCTATGATGCAGATAAGGGCTTCAAGGTGATGCCTTCCTCATTCCATGACATAAGTGACGTTGAGTTCCAGGACAACTGGGGAAGGATCTG GGTAGATCTTGGCACATCTGATTTCTTTTCCATAGATATTCTACTCAACTGCTTGACTGTTTTGAGCTCAGA ATATGTGGGCATTCAACAGGTAATCTTTGGCGGTCGCAAAATCGGTGACTGGGAAGAAGGAATGACCAGCCCTGAGTACGGGTACAAATTCTTCAAAATCTGA
- the LOC113688024 gene encoding uncharacterized protein isoform X3, protein MEISFAARLLAMPKNNGRLLFCSDCITKTGMRLPRHPSAALVTASMPNSRDLTNIDDSNGGVLDGKTSKGSGTTARGRRLIKVREEKRKREYDRLHNYPAWAKVLEDACKNDAELRAVLGDTIGNPELMRKRVEERVRRKGQDFQKSKTGSVLAFKVSFRDFNPLDSYIWFELYGSPSDRDVDLLGSVIQSWYIMGRLGAFNSSNLQLANSSMEYDPLYDADKGFKVMPSSFHDISDVEFQDNWGRI, encoded by the exons ATGGAGATTAGTTTTGCAGCCCGTCTTTTAGCTATGCCCAAAAACAATGGTAGACTGCTATTTTGCAGTGACTGTATAACAAAGACTGGTATGAGGCTCCCCCGGCATCCATCTGCAGCTTTAGTGACAGCTTCAATGCCGAATTCAAGAGATCTTACCAACATAGATGATAGTAATGGCGGAGTTTTGGATGGAAAAACTTCAAAAGGGTCGGGGACAACAGCAAGAGGAAGGAGGTTGATAAAAGTTCGGGAGGAGAAGAGGAAAAGGGAATACGACCGCCTTCACAACTATCCTGCTTGGGCAAA AGTGTTGGAAGATGCTTGCAAGAACGATGCTGAGCTTCGAGCAGTTCTTGGAGATACCATTGGTAATCCAGAGCTTATGAGGAAAAGG GTTGAGGAAAGGGTTCGAAGGAAAGGTCAAGATTTTCAGAAATCTAAAACTGGATCTGTCCTTGCATTCAAAGTTAGCTTCAGAGA TTTTAATCCTCTTGACTCTTATATATGGTTTGAACTATATGGATCGCCATCTGATCGTGATGTTGACCTCCTCGGTAGT GTTATTCAATCCTGGTATATCATGGGTCGTCTAGGCGCATTTAATTCATCTAATTTGCAG TTGGCAAATTCATCAATGGAGTATGATCCTCTCTATGATGCAGATAAGGGCTTCAAGGTGATGCCTTCCTCATTCCATGACATAAGTGACGTTGAGTTCCAGGACAACTGGGGAAGGATCTG A
- the LOC113688024 gene encoding uncharacterized protein isoform X2, with product MEISFAARLLAMPKNNGRLLFCSDCITKTGMRLPRHPSAALVTASMPNSRDLTNIDDSNGGVLDGKTSKGSGTTARGRRLIKVREEKRKREYDRLHNYPAWAKVLEDACKNDAELRAVLGDTIGNPELMRKRVEERVRRKGQDFQKSKTGSVLAFKVIQSWYIMGRLGAFNSSNLQLANSSMEYDPLYDADKGFKVMPSSFHDISDVEFQDNWGRIWVDLGTSDFFSIDILLNCLTVLSSEYVGIQQVIFGGRKIGDWEEGMTSPEYGYKFFKI from the exons ATGGAGATTAGTTTTGCAGCCCGTCTTTTAGCTATGCCCAAAAACAATGGTAGACTGCTATTTTGCAGTGACTGTATAACAAAGACTGGTATGAGGCTCCCCCGGCATCCATCTGCAGCTTTAGTGACAGCTTCAATGCCGAATTCAAGAGATCTTACCAACATAGATGATAGTAATGGCGGAGTTTTGGATGGAAAAACTTCAAAAGGGTCGGGGACAACAGCAAGAGGAAGGAGGTTGATAAAAGTTCGGGAGGAGAAGAGGAAAAGGGAATACGACCGCCTTCACAACTATCCTGCTTGGGCAAA AGTGTTGGAAGATGCTTGCAAGAACGATGCTGAGCTTCGAGCAGTTCTTGGAGATACCATTGGTAATCCAGAGCTTATGAGGAAAAGG GTTGAGGAAAGGGTTCGAAGGAAAGGTCAAGATTTTCAGAAATCTAAAACTGGATCTGTCCTTGCATTCAAA GTTATTCAATCCTGGTATATCATGGGTCGTCTAGGCGCATTTAATTCATCTAATTTGCAG TTGGCAAATTCATCAATGGAGTATGATCCTCTCTATGATGCAGATAAGGGCTTCAAGGTGATGCCTTCCTCATTCCATGACATAAGTGACGTTGAGTTCCAGGACAACTGGGGAAGGATCTG GGTAGATCTTGGCACATCTGATTTCTTTTCCATAGATATTCTACTCAACTGCTTGACTGTTTTGAGCTCAGA ATATGTGGGCATTCAACAGGTAATCTTTGGCGGTCGCAAAATCGGTGACTGGGAAGAAGGAATGACCAGCCCTGAGTACGGGTACAAATTCTTCAAAATCTGA